In one window of Prevotella fusca JCM 17724 DNA:
- a CDS encoding YifB family Mg chelatase-like AAA ATPase, translating to MLVKTFCAAVNGMEVTTVTVEVSITRGVLFHLTGLADGAVKESHDRIAAALLNTGYKFPVADITANLAPADLKKEGSSFDLPLAIAILAANEKMSHDRLREFMLVGELSLDGTLQPVKGVLPIAIKARAEKFKGIIVPKANEHEAAVVDTLEVYGMDNILQVIDFLNGTTSPEPCFVDTRKEFYEHQYAFDLDFADVCGQENVKRALEVAAAGGHNLIMIGPPGSGKSMMAKRLPSILPPLSLSESLETTQIHSIAGKLRRDTGLITQRPFRSPHHTISEVALVGGGVNPMPGEITLAHNGVLFCDELPEFNKHTLEVLRQPLEDRQITISRAKYTVTYPCSFMFVASMNPCPCGYFADPTHHCVCTPGQIQKYLAKISGPLMDRIDIQCEIAPLPFKDISRATPGEPSAAIRERVIRARAIQTKRFSSYRNIHCNAQMSERMIHEFAEPDEASIKLLRDAMERLKLSARAYNRILKVARSIADLDESEAVQVQHIAEAIGYRNLDRSDWAER from the coding sequence GTGCTTGTAAAAACATTCTGTGCAGCTGTCAACGGAATGGAAGTCACCACCGTGACAGTCGAAGTTAGTATAACGCGGGGCGTATTGTTTCACCTTACCGGTCTGGCTGATGGGGCGGTAAAGGAGAGTCATGACCGCATAGCAGCAGCACTACTCAATACGGGTTACAAGTTTCCTGTAGCCGACATCACCGCTAATCTTGCTCCTGCCGACCTCAAGAAGGAAGGTTCCAGTTTTGATCTTCCATTGGCTATAGCCATTCTTGCCGCCAATGAGAAGATGAGTCATGACCGTTTGCGTGAGTTCATGCTCGTGGGAGAATTGAGTCTTGACGGTACTTTACAGCCAGTCAAAGGTGTGCTGCCCATAGCCATCAAGGCGCGTGCTGAGAAGTTCAAGGGGATTATTGTACCGAAAGCCAATGAGCATGAGGCGGCAGTGGTAGACACGTTAGAGGTCTATGGAATGGATAATATCCTGCAAGTCATTGACTTCCTTAATGGCACAACGTCTCCAGAACCTTGTTTTGTCGATACCCGAAAGGAGTTCTATGAGCATCAGTATGCCTTTGACCTCGACTTTGCTGACGTTTGTGGACAGGAGAATGTGAAGCGTGCATTGGAGGTAGCGGCTGCCGGTGGGCATAATCTTATCATGATCGGACCGCCCGGAAGTGGAAAGAGTATGATGGCAAAGCGTCTTCCGTCCATTCTTCCTCCCCTGTCACTCTCGGAGAGTCTGGAGACAACGCAGATTCATTCCATCGCCGGTAAGCTGCGTCGTGATACAGGACTGATAACGCAACGTCCCTTCCGTAGCCCCCATCACACCATCTCTGAGGTTGCCCTTGTGGGTGGTGGAGTTAATCCAATGCCGGGTGAGATAACCCTTGCGCATAATGGTGTGCTCTTCTGTGATGAGCTACCTGAATTCAATAAACATACTTTAGAGGTGCTTCGGCAGCCTTTGGAAGACCGCCAGATAACCATCTCACGTGCAAAATATACAGTCACTTATCCTTGTAGCTTTATGTTCGTGGCGAGTATGAATCCCTGTCCCTGTGGCTATTTTGCTGATCCTACGCATCATTGTGTCTGCACGCCGGGACAGATTCAGAAGTACCTTGCCAAGATATCCGGTCCGCTGATGGACAGAATAGACATCCAGTGTGAGATAGCTCCGCTTCCTTTCAAGGATATATCACGGGCAACACCGGGCGAACCAAGTGCTGCTATCCGTGAGCGGGTTATCCGTGCCCGTGCCATTCAGACCAAGCGTTTCAGCAGTTATCGTAATATTCACTGTAATGCGCAGATGTCTGAGCGTATGATTCACGAGTTTGCCGAGCCTGATGAAGCCTCTATCAAACTGCTCCGTGACGCTATGGAACGTTTGAAACTGTCTGCCCGTGCTTATAACAGAATCCTGAAAGTCGCCCGTTCTATTGCTGATTTGGACGAGTCGGAGGCTGTGCAGGTGCAGCATATTGCTGAGGCAATAGGGTATAGGAATCTGGATAGGAGTGACTGGGCGGAGAGGTGA
- a CDS encoding SRPBCC family protein has translation MTKFESSVKQIPHSQQSVYNTLSDLNNIQRLKERLPEGSTGNDDMDKVKEKLQNLTFDQDSLSISVDPVGQISMRIIERDEPKTIKFESDNSPLSFNFWIQILPVTEASSKMKLTIDADIPFFAKGMVSKPLQEGIEKIADALAMIPFE, from the coding sequence ATGACAAAGTTTGAAAGTAGCGTAAAGCAGATACCCCATTCTCAGCAGAGTGTGTATAACACGCTGAGCGATTTGAATAACATACAGCGTCTGAAAGAACGTCTCCCGGAGGGTTCTACAGGTAATGATGACATGGATAAGGTGAAAGAGAAACTGCAGAATCTCACCTTTGACCAGGATTCGCTGTCTATCAGTGTTGACCCGGTCGGTCAGATTTCCATGCGCATCATTGAGCGTGACGAGCCGAAGACGATAAAGTTTGAGAGTGACAACTCCCCGTTGTCGTTCAATTTCTGGATTCAGATACTGCCTGTCACCGAGGCATCCTCAAAGATGAAGCTCACGATAGATGCTGATATTCCTTTCTTTGCAAAGGGGATGGTGTCAAAGCCATTGCAGGAGGGTATCGAGAAGATTGCCGATGCGTTGGCAATGATTCCGTTTGAGTAG
- a CDS encoding TlpA disulfide reductase family protein has translation MRMKRIAYILLFPLLLVSCGTRSGYFKMGGRFLHMNQGELYVYSPDGGINGLDTIKIEAGRFSYEKPCSKPSTLIVIFPNFSTQPIFAESGEAVEVKADASHLKEMEVEGTKDNELMTKFRKQIASASPPEELKYAIQFINDHPESVVSTYLLNRYLVQTESPDYKQAAKLLPILMKEQPDNVILGRLQRQLNELGTLTVGGKLPKFSAKDVKGKAVNNATLQGKSVVIINAWANWSYESLDIQRALNDAVKAGKIAALGICIDANPKEIRQSLERDGIDFPNVCDGKLLNTPLLKTFGLTTIPDNIVIRNGKVTERNITANTIRQRYGTD, from the coding sequence ATGCGCATGAAGCGAATAGCATACATACTTTTGTTCCCTCTGCTGTTGGTTTCTTGTGGTACCCGCAGCGGTTACTTCAAGATGGGAGGACGCTTCCTGCACATGAATCAAGGTGAACTTTATGTTTATAGTCCCGATGGTGGTATCAATGGCTTGGATACAATCAAGATTGAAGCGGGACGCTTTTCTTACGAGAAGCCTTGCAGCAAGCCTTCTACACTGATAGTCATTTTCCCTAATTTCTCCACACAGCCTATCTTTGCCGAATCGGGTGAAGCCGTTGAGGTGAAGGCGGATGCTTCCCACTTGAAAGAGATGGAAGTGGAGGGTACGAAGGATAATGAACTCATGACAAAGTTCCGCAAACAGATAGCCAGTGCTTCACCTCCAGAGGAGCTGAAGTATGCTATACAGTTTATCAATGACCATCCTGAATCGGTTGTGAGTACGTATCTGCTCAACCGTTATCTTGTTCAGACGGAGTCTCCTGACTATAAGCAGGCGGCAAAGCTCTTGCCTATTTTAATGAAAGAGCAGCCTGATAACGTCATCTTGGGGCGTCTTCAAAGGCAGCTGAATGAGCTTGGCACGTTGACGGTAGGCGGCAAGTTGCCTAAGTTTTCAGCCAAGGATGTCAAAGGAAAAGCTGTCAATAATGCTACTTTGCAGGGAAAGAGTGTTGTCATCATCAATGCTTGGGCGAACTGGAGTTACGAGAGTCTCGACATCCAGCGTGCGCTGAACGATGCCGTAAAAGCTGGGAAAATAGCTGCTTTGGGTATCTGCATAGACGCCAATCCTAAGGAGATACGCCAGTCGTTGGAGCGTGATGGCATTGATTTCCCCAACGTCTGTGACGGGAAACTGCTCAACACACCTCTGCTCAAAACCTTTGGTCTTACCACAATACCTGATAATATCGTCATTCGCAACGGAAAGGTGACCGAACGGAATATCACCGCTAATACCATCCGTCAGCGTTATGGCACTGACTAA